Proteins encoded together in one Fimbriiglobus ruber window:
- a CDS encoding sugar transferase — MNTAPMSKAPAPRTTGGNTGPVTTPRPALSRRHTAFQRPAPVPLPPSPPRVAERIKTALDYPLAAALLVAFAPVIALTMLAVRLTSRGPAVYSQARVGRGGRVFTIYKIRTMFHECESLTGPRWAIPGDPRVTPLGRVLRVLHLDELPQLWNVLRGDMAMIGPRPERPEICKQLRLTLPGYDFRHMVKPGITGFAQVHLPPDSNLQSVRNKVAYDRHYISRMGPGMDVYVYACTALKVLGLRRLYQRKPLKPADE, encoded by the coding sequence ATGAACACCGCGCCGATGTCGAAAGCCCCGGCCCCCCGGACGACCGGAGGGAACACCGGACCGGTCACGACCCCGAGGCCCGCGTTGTCCCGTCGCCACACCGCATTCCAGCGCCCGGCCCCCGTGCCGCTGCCGCCGTCGCCCCCGCGGGTGGCCGAGCGGATTAAGACGGCGCTCGATTACCCGTTGGCCGCGGCGCTCCTGGTCGCGTTCGCCCCCGTGATCGCGCTGACCATGCTGGCGGTCCGCCTGACCTCCCGCGGCCCGGCCGTGTACTCCCAGGCCCGGGTCGGTCGCGGCGGGCGGGTGTTCACGATTTACAAGATCCGCACGATGTTCCACGAGTGCGAGAGCCTGACCGGCCCGCGGTGGGCGATCCCGGGCGACCCCCGGGTGACGCCGCTGGGCCGCGTCCTCCGGGTTCTCCACCTGGACGAACTCCCGCAGTTGTGGAACGTCCTCCGCGGGGACATGGCGATGATCGGCCCGCGGCCCGAGCGGCCGGAAATCTGCAAGCAACTCCGGCTGACCCTCCCGGGCTACGACTTCCGGCACATGGTCAAGCCGGGGATCACCGGCTTCGCCCAGGTCCACCTTCCGCCGGACAGCAACCTCCAGAGCGTGCGGAACAAGGTGGCCTACGACCGCCACTACATCAGCCGCATGGGTCCGGGCATGGACGTGTACGTGTACGCCTGTACGGCCCTCAAAGTCCTCGGCCTCCGGCGACTCTATCAGCGGAAACCGCTCAAGCCGGCGGACGAATAA
- a CDS encoding serine/threonine-protein kinase, producing MDADTTQHLLVALRDCGLYTPDQIAAAQKVLTAGGTSAQIADELFSLGLLTQYQQRKVRGGRTSDVLFGPYFVLDKIGEGGMGKVYRAAQQRVGRVVALKLVRQTLLTNKMVINRYRREARAAAALHHPNIVSLYDADDISGRYYLAMEYVDGIDLARMVREFGNPPTSGLPLYQEACEYVRQAALGLQHAHDSGFVHRDIKPSNILVEGDRALPGTDGKATVKILDMGLIRSIIESEEASQTDLTRDGTVVGTPDYMAPEQAKNSSTVDARADLYSLGCTLFYLLKGQAPFPNGSPIDKLLQHQLDAPPDLRKYRPDVPLGVIEIVDRLMKKNKEERYASATAVAEALGPFVPGGAPSSNTPTPGYEPFCLTDDPDAIATDPVLATSSSPGAGNRVTVVAAEAAEGDIADATIVSAETLPTAPKTGLVSVRVLSGRPANGEVVFARTAAAATATTVPKPDMQPSSDNLTGGGTPTSMRTIRGGSSGGYTSPRRRGRKPPRRSGPPVALIVGAVVLGLAVLVGATALFIRGPRKETAPTATSASHPAEEVKTHGGDRVAADSELLPLVELLPDKTTGFVVLRPQPFWKKAVYEPSDNGLHASAAAFTARTKLDLQKCERATIAFLGAPGTYVLTGEGRAVSTAGAADLEAVKHQIRETPGDNGKGFGSFGPRFGVVLGPHEYAVGTSKDGLTSLANQVANHLTPGKTVSSELRGALSLADSGADTPLVLFAAGGSWQLPDGTKLSSIGVRGLIATLRIHSDDEFAFEVILTGTRAARLKDFVNVTLATDLTAKHPGLKPFAIALTRDDPVEEPKGGEVELHYRGRISWTAFRAGLDGILPSPPKK from the coding sequence ATGGACGCGGACACGACCCAGCATTTACTCGTCGCCCTCCGGGATTGTGGACTTTACACCCCGGACCAGATCGCGGCAGCCCAAAAGGTGCTGACCGCGGGCGGGACGTCCGCGCAAATCGCCGACGAACTCTTTTCCCTCGGCTTACTCACCCAATACCAGCAGCGCAAAGTTCGCGGCGGCCGCACGTCCGATGTCTTGTTCGGGCCGTATTTCGTCCTCGACAAAATCGGCGAAGGGGGGATGGGTAAGGTGTACCGGGCGGCCCAGCAGCGGGTCGGCCGGGTCGTCGCCTTGAAACTCGTCCGGCAAACCCTCTTGACCAACAAAATGGTCATCAACCGGTACAGGCGGGAAGCCCGGGCGGCCGCCGCCCTGCACCACCCGAACATCGTTTCGCTTTACGACGCGGACGACATCAGCGGCCGGTACTACCTGGCGATGGAGTACGTGGACGGGATCGATCTCGCGCGCATGGTCCGCGAGTTCGGCAACCCGCCGACGTCCGGACTGCCGCTTTACCAGGAAGCGTGCGAGTACGTCCGCCAGGCCGCGCTCGGCCTCCAGCACGCCCACGACTCCGGGTTCGTCCACCGGGACATTAAACCGTCGAACATTCTGGTCGAGGGAGACCGGGCGCTCCCGGGCACCGACGGCAAGGCGACCGTCAAGATTCTGGACATGGGTCTGATCCGGTCGATCATCGAGAGCGAGGAAGCGAGCCAGACGGACCTGACCCGCGACGGGACTGTCGTCGGTACGCCGGACTACATGGCCCCGGAACAGGCCAAAAACTCGAGTACGGTGGACGCCCGCGCGGACTTGTACAGCCTCGGGTGTACGCTGTTTTACCTGTTGAAAGGCCAGGCGCCGTTCCCGAACGGCAGCCCGATCGACAAACTCCTTCAACACCAGCTCGACGCCCCGCCCGACCTCCGCAAATACCGCCCGGACGTGCCGCTCGGCGTGATCGAGATCGTCGACCGGCTGATGAAAAAGAATAAGGAAGAGCGGTACGCCTCGGCCACGGCCGTGGCCGAGGCTCTGGGGCCGTTCGTTCCGGGCGGGGCTCCCTCATCGAACACACCGACCCCGGGCTACGAACCGTTTTGCCTCACCGACGACCCGGACGCGATCGCCACCGACCCCGTCCTGGCGACGAGTTCGTCGCCCGGCGCGGGCAACCGGGTGACGGTCGTCGCCGCCGAGGCGGCGGAAGGTGACATCGCGGACGCCACGATCGTGTCGGCCGAGACGCTACCGACGGCTCCGAAAACCGGCCTCGTCTCCGTGCGCGTCCTTTCCGGACGTCCTGCCAACGGCGAAGTCGTGTTCGCGCGGACCGCCGCGGCCGCGACCGCCACGACGGTCCCCAAGCCGGACATGCAGCCGAGTTCGGACAATCTGACCGGCGGCGGCACTCCGACGTCCATGCGGACGATCCGCGGGGGGAGCAGCGGGGGCTACACGAGCCCGCGCCGCCGCGGGCGGAAGCCGCCGCGGCGGTCCGGCCCGCCGGTCGCGCTGATCGTCGGCGCGGTCGTACTCGGGTTGGCGGTCCTCGTCGGTGCGACCGCCCTTTTCATCCGCGGCCCGCGGAAAGAGACCGCCCCGACCGCGACGTCCGCGTCCCACCCCGCGGAGGAAGTCAAGACGCACGGCGGCGATCGCGTGGCCGCGGACAGCGAATTGCTCCCGCTGGTGGAACTGCTTCCCGACAAAACGACCGGGTTCGTCGTGTTGCGGCCACAACCGTTCTGGAAAAAAGCGGTGTACGAACCGAGCGACAACGGACTGCACGCGAGCGCCGCCGCGTTCACCGCCCGCACCAAACTTGATCTTCAAAAATGTGAACGGGCGACGATCGCGTTCCTCGGGGCGCCCGGGACTTACGTGCTGACCGGCGAAGGCCGCGCCGTATCGACCGCTGGGGCGGCGGACCTCGAAGCGGTCAAACATCAGATCCGGGAGACGCCCGGCGACAACGGGAAAGGGTTCGGGTCGTTCGGCCCGCGGTTCGGCGTCGTCCTGGGGCCGCACGAGTACGCGGTCGGCACCTCGAAGGACGGGCTGACCTCCCTCGCCAATCAGGTCGCCAACCACCTGACGCCGGGCAAGACCGTGTCGTCCGAATTACGTGGTGCGCTCTCGTTGGCGGATAGTGGGGCAGACACGCCGCTCGTCCTCTTCGCGGCGGGTGGCTCGTGGCAACTGCCGGACGGGACGAAACTGAGCAGCATCGGCGTGCGCGGGCTCATCGCGACCCTGCGAATCCACAGCGACGACGAGTTCGCGTTCGAGGTGATCCTGACCGGCACCCGGGCGGCCCGCCTGAAAGACTTCGTCAACGTGACCCTGGCGACCGACCTGACGGCCAAACACCCCGGCCTGAAACCGTTCGCCATCGCGCTGACCCGGGACGACCCGGTCGAAGAGCCGAAGGGCGGAGAAGTGGAACTGCACTACCGAGGCCGAATCTCGTGGACCGCATTCCGCGCCGGCCTGGACGGTATCCTTCCGTCCCCGCCGAAGAAATGA
- a CDS encoding CobW family GTP-binding protein: MPAVDTRVPVTVLTGFLGAGKTTLLNHIVTAQHGKRIAVIENEFGEVGVDQDLVISSEEEIFEMNNGCICCTVRGDLIRILGTLMKRRDKFDRILVETTGMADPGPVAQTFFADDEVRAATRLDGIVTVVDAAHAAQQLGRSREVTEQIAFADVILLNKSDLVPPATLDALEARVARMNSAARVYRTTRSQIDLDKVLDVGGFNLDRVLEFEPDFLKGDTHDHHEHDHHDHGPDCAPDCDHDHDHNHGHTHDHTHDEEVSSVGIVTPGDVDVKKFNTWLSDLLEKRGPDLYRMKGILSLRGDPKRHVFQGVHMQLESEPSRPWGKEARVNKLVFIGRNLDRAALTEGFQKCLS, encoded by the coding sequence ATGCCGGCCGTCGATACCCGCGTACCCGTCACCGTGCTCACCGGATTTCTCGGGGCCGGGAAAACGACTTTACTCAATCACATAGTGACCGCCCAGCACGGCAAACGGATCGCGGTCATCGAGAACGAATTCGGGGAAGTCGGGGTCGATCAAGACCTCGTGATCTCGTCCGAAGAAGAGATCTTCGAGATGAACAACGGGTGCATCTGCTGCACCGTCCGCGGCGACCTCATCCGCATCCTCGGGACGCTGATGAAGCGCCGCGACAAGTTCGACCGCATCCTCGTCGAGACGACCGGGATGGCCGACCCGGGGCCGGTCGCACAGACGTTCTTCGCCGACGACGAGGTCCGCGCGGCCACGCGGCTCGACGGCATCGTGACCGTAGTGGACGCGGCCCACGCCGCCCAACAACTCGGCCGATCACGGGAAGTGACTGAGCAGATCGCTTTCGCCGACGTGATCCTGCTCAACAAGTCCGACCTCGTTCCGCCCGCCACCCTGGACGCGCTCGAAGCCCGGGTCGCCCGGATGAATTCAGCCGCGCGAGTGTACCGGACGACGCGGAGCCAAATCGATCTCGACAAGGTGCTCGACGTCGGCGGCTTCAACCTCGACCGCGTGTTGGAGTTCGAGCCGGACTTCTTGAAGGGCGATACGCACGACCACCACGAACACGATCATCACGACCACGGCCCCGACTGCGCCCCCGATTGCGATCATGACCACGACCACAATCACGGGCACACCCACGACCACACGCACGACGAGGAAGTGTCGTCCGTCGGGATCGTGACGCCCGGCGACGTGGACGTGAAGAAGTTCAACACCTGGCTGTCCGACCTGCTCGAAAAGCGCGGCCCGGACCTGTACCGGATGAAGGGCATTCTGAGCCTCCGCGGTGACCCGAAGCGGCACGTCTTTCAGGGCGTCCACATGCAGCTGGAGTCTGAGCCGTCGCGCCCGTGGGGCAAGGAAGCCCGGGTCAACAAGCTCGTCTTCATCGGCCGCAATCTCGACCGCGCGGCGCTCACCGAAGGGTTCCAGAAATGCCTGTCGTAA
- a CDS encoding S9 family peptidase: protein MCRRAFLLLLLVTAPAAAQAPVVDPTRLTLDRIFTSGDFRADTVPTVKWLDGGAYLALQPSKVHKGASDLVRVDATGKSEVLIAAEKLIPPNAKEPLTIQGYDLSKDLDVVLIYTNSVKVWRQNTRGDYWTIRRSTGKLARLGGDAKPSTLMFAKLSPDGAHVGYVHANNLFVEPVDGGASTKLTNDGTDEVINGTFDWVYEEEFYCRDGWRWSPDGKQIAYWQLDTRGVKAFTLIDNTTGTYPILKTFAYPKTGERNSACRVGVIAVAGGETKWIDVPGDTRTDFYIPRMEWAGNPRELILRRVNRLQNEVDVMLADANTGKVKTILSERDGAWVDVHDDAGEWVEKENAFTWISDRDGWRHLYLASRDGSTVRRVTRGEFDVIRALRVDEKAGMVDYLASPENPTQHYLYRSPLDGSGSPERLTPADQPGWHDYQISSDGAFAVHTYSAFGKPPRVEIVSLPGHKVVRTLAANDKFREAVDKLAKTPVEFFHADVAGGVKQDGWLMKPTNFDPAKKYPLVFHVYGEPAGQLVTDRWGGNNYLWHLMLTQQGYAVACVDNRGTPCPRGRDWRKAAYRKVGTLASEDQAAAARELLKRPYLDAARVGVWGWSGGGSMTLNLLFRHPELYHAGMAVAPVPDMRLYDTIYQERYMGLPKDNAEDYKNGSPITHAAGLKGSLLIVHGTGDDNVHYQGVEKLTDKLVELNKPFSLMAYPNRSHSINEGKNTTRHLYGLLTRYLNESLPAGPKP from the coding sequence ATGTGTCGTCGCGCTTTTCTACTCCTCTTGCTGGTAACGGCTCCCGCCGCGGCTCAAGCCCCGGTCGTCGACCCGACCCGGCTCACGCTCGACCGGATCTTCACCTCCGGCGACTTCCGCGCCGACACCGTGCCGACGGTGAAGTGGCTCGATGGCGGCGCGTACCTCGCACTGCAGCCGTCGAAGGTACACAAGGGAGCAAGCGACCTTGTCCGGGTCGACGCGACCGGTAAAAGCGAAGTCCTGATCGCCGCCGAGAAGCTGATTCCGCCAAACGCCAAGGAACCGCTTACGATCCAGGGCTACGACTTGTCGAAGGATCTCGATGTCGTGCTGATCTACACGAACTCGGTGAAAGTCTGGCGGCAGAACACCCGCGGCGATTACTGGACCATCCGCCGCTCGACCGGCAAGCTCGCCCGACTCGGCGGCGACGCCAAGCCCTCGACCCTGATGTTCGCGAAGCTCTCGCCCGACGGCGCCCACGTTGGCTACGTCCATGCGAATAACCTCTTCGTCGAACCGGTCGACGGCGGCGCTTCTACGAAGCTCACGAACGACGGCACGGACGAGGTGATTAACGGCACGTTTGATTGGGTCTACGAAGAGGAGTTCTACTGCCGCGACGGCTGGCGCTGGAGTCCCGACGGCAAACAGATCGCCTACTGGCAACTCGACACCCGCGGCGTGAAGGCGTTCACGCTCATCGACAACACCACCGGGACGTACCCGATTTTGAAGACGTTCGCGTACCCCAAGACCGGCGAGCGAAACTCGGCCTGCCGGGTCGGCGTCATCGCGGTCGCCGGCGGCGAGACGAAGTGGATCGACGTACCGGGCGACACCCGCACCGACTTCTACATCCCGCGCATGGAGTGGGCCGGCAACCCGCGCGAACTCATCCTCCGCCGCGTCAACCGCCTCCAGAACGAAGTCGACGTGATGCTCGCCGACGCGAACACCGGCAAGGTGAAGACGATTCTCAGCGAGCGAGACGGCGCCTGGGTCGACGTTCACGACGACGCGGGCGAATGGGTTGAGAAGGAGAACGCCTTCACCTGGATCAGCGACCGCGACGGCTGGCGGCACTTGTACCTCGCTTCCCGCGACGGCAGCACCGTCCGCCGGGTGACGCGGGGCGAGTTCGACGTGATCCGCGCGCTCCGCGTCGACGAGAAAGCCGGGATGGTGGATTACCTCGCGTCGCCGGAGAACCCGACGCAGCACTACCTCTACCGCTCTCCACTAGACGGAAGTGGCTCACCCGAACGTCTCACGCCGGCCGACCAACCGGGCTGGCACGACTACCAGATCTCTTCCGATGGGGCGTTCGCGGTCCACACGTACTCGGCTTTCGGCAAGCCGCCGCGGGTGGAAATCGTTTCGCTCCCCGGTCACAAAGTCGTCCGCACGCTCGCGGCCAACGACAAGTTCCGCGAGGCGGTAGACAAGCTAGCGAAGACGCCGGTCGAATTCTTCCACGCCGACGTGGCCGGTGGGGTGAAGCAGGACGGGTGGTTGATGAAGCCTACGAACTTCGATCCCGCGAAGAAATACCCGCTTGTGTTCCATGTCTACGGCGAACCGGCCGGCCAGTTGGTGACCGACCGCTGGGGCGGGAACAACTACCTCTGGCACCTGATGCTCACCCAGCAGGGCTACGCCGTCGCGTGCGTGGACAACCGGGGTACGCCCTGCCCGCGGGGGCGGGACTGGCGAAAAGCCGCGTACCGGAAGGTCGGCACGCTCGCGTCGGAAGACCAGGCTGCCGCCGCCCGCGAGTTGCTGAAGCGGCCGTACCTCGACGCCGCGCGGGTCGGCGTGTGGGGCTGGAGCGGCGGCGGGTCGATGACTCTGAACCTGTTATTCCGCCACCCGGAACTGTACCACGCGGGTATGGCCGTCGCCCCGGTGCCGGACATGCGGCTCTACGACACCATCTACCAGGAGCGGTACATGGGCCTGCCGAAAGACAACGCCGAGGACTACAAGAACGGCTCCCCGATCACTCACGCGGCTGGCCTGAAGGGCAGCCTCCTCATCGTTCACGGGACCGGTGACGACAACGTCCACTACCAAGGCGTCGAGAAGCTTACGGACAAACTGGTTGAGTTGAACAAGCCCTTTTCGCTGATGGCGTACCCCAACCGGAGCCATTCGATCAACGAAGGGAAGAACACGACCCGGCACCTGTACGGGCTCCTCACCCGTTACCTCAATGAGAGCCTGCCCGCCGGCCCGAAGCCGTAG
- a CDS encoding aldo/keto reductase, whose amino-acid sequence MIERVLGRSSLRVSAIGLGCMGMSEFYDPKEMNDEESIRVIHRYLDFGGNFLDTADMYGVGRNEMLVGKAIAGRRNQVVVATKFANVRGPNGEFLGLRGDAQYVKECCDASLQRLKVDVIDLYYQHRVDPKTPIEETVGAMAELVKAGKVRYLGLSEASPATIRRAAKVHPIAALQTEYSLWTREAEAEVLPAVRELGIGFVAYSPLGRGFLAGQFKKFEDIPADDYRRINPRFQGENFQKNLDLVKKVEELARSKGCSSGQLALAWVLAQGDNIVPIPGTKRVKYLDDNMGATTVRLTPDELRQLDAILPVGAAAGERYQATSMKAIDRST is encoded by the coding sequence ATGATCGAGCGCGTGTTGGGCAGGAGTAGTCTTCGGGTATCGGCCATCGGACTTGGCTGCATGGGGATGAGCGAGTTTTACGACCCCAAGGAAATGAACGACGAGGAATCGATCAGAGTCATCCACCGCTACCTGGATTTCGGCGGCAACTTCCTCGACACCGCCGACATGTACGGCGTCGGCCGGAACGAAATGCTGGTCGGCAAGGCCATCGCGGGTCGGCGGAATCAAGTCGTGGTGGCCACGAAGTTCGCCAACGTCCGCGGTCCCAATGGCGAATTCCTCGGGCTTCGGGGAGACGCCCAATACGTCAAAGAGTGCTGTGATGCCAGCCTCCAGCGGCTGAAAGTCGACGTGATCGATCTGTACTATCAACACCGCGTCGATCCGAAGACGCCGATCGAAGAAACAGTCGGAGCGATGGCCGAGTTGGTGAAGGCCGGGAAGGTGCGATACCTCGGGCTGTCGGAGGCGTCACCCGCTACGATCCGCCGGGCCGCCAAGGTTCACCCTATCGCAGCCCTGCAGACCGAATATTCCCTGTGGACCCGGGAGGCCGAGGCCGAGGTTTTGCCGGCCGTCCGCGAACTGGGCATCGGGTTCGTTGCTTACAGCCCGCTCGGCCGCGGGTTCCTGGCGGGGCAGTTCAAGAAATTTGAAGACATCCCGGCCGACGACTACCGCCGCATCAACCCGCGATTTCAAGGCGAGAACTTCCAGAAGAACCTCGATCTGGTCAAGAAAGTCGAGGAACTGGCGCGGTCCAAGGGCTGCTCGTCCGGCCAACTCGCCCTGGCCTGGGTACTCGCCCAGGGCGACAACATCGTGCCGATTCCAGGTACGAAGCGGGTCAAGTACCTCGATGACAACATGGGCGCGACAACTGTCCGCCTGACGCCCGACGAACTCCGTCAGCTCGACGCCATCCTTCCGGTCGGCGCTGCGGCAGGCGAACGCTATCAGGCCACGTCAATGAAAGCGATTGATCGCTCGACGTGA
- a CDS encoding glycosyltransferase family 2 protein, translated as MPSVSVIVPVRNEARSIEQTLRSLLTQDYPVGQFDVIVADGVSTDATVPIVRRLQGEFPNLKLVFNPARFSSAGRNAALRHATGEYVVVVDGHCHVPDRNYLKNLADAFETSGADCLGRPQPLDVPDPTPFQAAVSVARSSRLGHNPESDIFSDEAKFVPPQSTAVAYRRSVFHKVGMFDEAFDACEDVEFNHRVHAAGLTCYFTPTLKIVYHPRSGLPALFRQLGRYGCGRARLAAKHASSLSLPALVPPVWAVWLVVGAVAAVMVPVVAWVYLASVVLYLAVILAGAAWLGRRQPARVAVRVPVVFVGIHLGFAWGFLREVGRRVARR; from the coding sequence ATGCCGTCCGTCAGCGTCATCGTTCCGGTACGGAACGAGGCCCGGTCGATCGAACAGACCCTCCGCTCGCTGCTCACCCAGGATTACCCGGTCGGGCAGTTCGACGTGATCGTCGCGGACGGCGTGTCGACCGACGCCACCGTGCCGATCGTCCGCCGACTCCAGGGCGAGTTCCCAAACCTGAAGCTGGTGTTCAACCCCGCGCGGTTCTCCAGCGCCGGCCGGAACGCCGCCCTCCGGCACGCGACCGGGGAATACGTCGTGGTCGTGGACGGGCACTGCCACGTCCCAGATCGGAACTACCTGAAGAATCTCGCGGACGCCTTCGAAACCAGCGGGGCGGACTGCCTCGGCCGGCCGCAACCGCTCGACGTCCCGGACCCGACACCGTTTCAGGCGGCCGTGTCCGTCGCGCGGTCCAGCCGGCTGGGGCACAACCCGGAGTCCGACATCTTCTCGGACGAGGCGAAGTTCGTCCCGCCACAGAGTACCGCCGTCGCGTACCGCCGGAGCGTCTTCCACAAGGTCGGGATGTTCGACGAAGCCTTCGACGCGTGCGAGGACGTGGAATTTAATCACCGAGTCCACGCGGCCGGGCTGACGTGTTACTTCACCCCGACGCTCAAAATCGTTTACCACCCGCGGTCGGGGCTGCCCGCGCTGTTCCGCCAACTCGGGCGGTACGGGTGCGGCCGCGCCCGGCTGGCGGCCAAGCACGCGTCGTCCCTCTCCCTGCCCGCACTGGTGCCGCCCGTCTGGGCGGTCTGGCTGGTGGTGGGCGCGGTGGCCGCCGTGATGGTGCCCGTCGTCGCGTGGGTCTATCTCGCGTCCGTCGTGCTGTACCTGGCCGTCATCCTGGCGGGGGCGGCGTGGCTCGGGCGGCGGCAACCGGCCCGCGTGGCCGTCCGGGTGCCGGTCGTTTTCGTGGGCATCCACCTCGGGTTCGCCTGGGGCTTCCTCCGCGAAGTCGGCCGTCGGGTCGCCCGGCGGTGA
- a CDS encoding WD40 repeat domain-containing protein — protein MPVVKRAGKTENRLRKVWSTAIPDHCAALAWAPDGTALAGAAVSGPITIFDAPTGKARLELSGHGFGTVALDWHPAAPRLASVGQDGKARVWDTTTGAEVLSLAGGAGWVERVAWSMDGTTLATAAGKKVRLWDAAGAQLREYAGHGGTVSDLAWRPGANVLAVAAYGGVSLYESSNPEPVRKFEWKGAPLKLAWSPDGKILAHGNQDATVHFWYADPGEMLQMHGFPSKVRELSWDQSSRFLANGGGPAVCVWDCGGKGPEGTKPQILVESEAPLAAIAWQRRGFLIAAGSVDGWVRLWQPANKKTPLIGSDQVRETAAVVAWSPDDKLLVVGAGSGAVTAYRVV, from the coding sequence ATGCCTGTCGTAAAGCGCGCCGGAAAGACGGAGAACCGGCTCCGCAAGGTCTGGAGCACGGCCATTCCCGACCACTGCGCCGCGCTGGCGTGGGCCCCGGACGGGACCGCTCTGGCGGGCGCCGCGGTCAGCGGGCCGATCACCATCTTCGACGCACCGACCGGCAAAGCGCGGCTTGAACTTTCCGGCCACGGGTTCGGCACCGTCGCGCTCGACTGGCACCCGGCCGCCCCACGCCTCGCCTCCGTCGGGCAGGACGGCAAAGCCCGGGTGTGGGACACGACGACGGGAGCCGAAGTGCTTTCACTGGCCGGAGGTGCCGGCTGGGTCGAGCGGGTCGCCTGGTCGATGGACGGCACGACCCTCGCCACCGCGGCCGGGAAAAAAGTGCGGCTCTGGGACGCGGCCGGTGCGCAGCTCCGCGAATACGCCGGTCACGGCGGGACCGTCTCCGACCTCGCGTGGCGGCCGGGTGCGAACGTCCTCGCCGTCGCGGCTTACGGGGGCGTGTCGCTCTACGAGTCATCGAACCCGGAGCCGGTTCGTAAGTTCGAGTGGAAGGGCGCACCGCTCAAGCTGGCGTGGTCGCCGGACGGCAAAATTCTCGCCCACGGGAACCAGGACGCGACCGTCCACTTCTGGTACGCGGACCCCGGCGAAATGTTGCAGATGCACGGCTTCCCGTCGAAGGTGCGGGAACTGTCGTGGGACCAGTCCAGCCGCTTCCTGGCGAACGGCGGCGGCCCGGCCGTCTGCGTCTGGGACTGTGGCGGGAAGGGACCGGAGGGGACGAAGCCGCAGATCCTGGTCGAGTCCGAGGCCCCGCTCGCGGCGATCGCGTGGCAGCGGCGCGGCTTCCTGATCGCGGCCGGCAGCGTGGATGGATGGGTCCGCTTGTGGCAGCCGGCGAACAAGAAAACCCCGCTCATCGGCAGCGATCAGGTGCGCGAAACGGCGGCCGTCGTCGCGTGGTCGCCGGACGACAAATTACTCGTGGTCGGCGCGGGATCTGGTGCCGTGACGGCGTACCGGGTGGTCTAA
- a CDS encoding IS5 family transposase yields the protein MRTGYPTDLTESEWALVQPFVPPPTGAGAPRTVNFRSVLNSILYLNRTGCQWRMLPNDLGTPWQTVYAYFATWKRNGTWTRLNAALAAQVRVAEGRPDPTPSATCIDSQSVKGTECTESPGYDGGKKIQGRKRHILTDTLGLLLVVVVTAANVDDGAAAATVLGRLDPGVYSRVRAVFADQKYHNHAFEAWLSGHRPGVRLEISSRPPGATTFQPLRVRWVVERTFAWIGRCRRNSKDYERTESSSEAMVQVSSIRLMLRRLNKCA from the coding sequence ATGCGAACGGGTTACCCGACCGACCTGACCGAGTCCGAATGGGCTCTCGTACAACCGTTCGTCCCGCCCCCGACGGGAGCCGGGGCTCCCCGAACGGTGAACTTCCGATCCGTCCTGAACAGCATCCTGTATCTCAATCGGACCGGTTGCCAGTGGCGGATGTTGCCGAACGATTTGGGCACCCCATGGCAGACGGTGTACGCGTATTTCGCCACGTGGAAGCGGAACGGGACATGGACCCGGCTGAATGCCGCGTTGGCCGCCCAGGTCCGGGTAGCCGAAGGCCGGCCGGACCCGACCCCGAGTGCGACGTGCATCGATAGCCAATCCGTCAAGGGGACGGAATGCACGGAAAGCCCCGGATATGATGGGGGAAAGAAGATCCAGGGGCGGAAGCGGCACATCCTGACGGACACGCTCGGGTTGCTGTTGGTGGTCGTCGTGACGGCGGCCAACGTGGACGACGGAGCGGCCGCCGCGACCGTCCTCGGGCGACTCGATCCCGGGGTGTATTCGCGGGTCCGGGCGGTGTTCGCCGACCAGAAGTATCACAACCATGCGTTCGAGGCGTGGTTGTCCGGTCACCGCCCGGGGGTGCGGTTGGAGATCTCGTCCCGCCCCCCGGGGGCGACCACCTTCCAGCCGTTGCGGGTCCGATGGGTGGTCGAGCGGACGTTCGCGTGGATCGGACGGTGTCGGCGGAATAGCAAGGATTACGAGCGGACCGAATCGTCGAGCGAGGCCATGGTCCAGGTCAGCAGCATCCGACTCATGCTTCGTCGCCTGAATAAGTGTGCCTAA